CACTCACTGAGCGATTCCTCAGGTGATGAGGCATCACCTCTTGGAACCCCAAGAGATCCTCTTCTGGCATCCTCGAACTGGAGCATACGTCAGAGTCTCTTTTCAGAGAGGTGGAGGGCAGAGAGACCCCGTCTGGTAAACACGGCTGCAGCAAAAGAAAGTGTGGCAACACACATCTGCCAACAGTGTAGGAGCAGTCCAGCAGTTATCCGGTGTTGTGACTGTCGACCACGCCCCTTCTTCTGTGCTGAATGTGACATCAGCATGCACACCAGACATGTCCTCCACAATAGAGATGCCATGACTGCTGGATTCTTCCAGCCATTGCCTCCAACAACTGTTGTGGTGGATAAGGCTCTTTCCCAATGTGGTAAGTTTTGGCTTGTGTTTGTACAACATATCCCATTTTCAGAATAGTTAAGCTCataagttttattatttaaatgatcccttttttctctttttgtttgATCTTGAATTTATGTAGATACTCTGTGTCAGTCGGCTTTTTGAGCATATCTTGTGTTCTTTTTCAGCAATGTGCTTCAATAACATTGATCCATTACAATCTTATATTACTCAGTCAATACAAATTATGTTAATTCACATGTACTGTATGATCTTTTTCAGTGCGGCTTGTACCTGTGGAAATGCCTGAAAAAATCTGTGGTTGTTCACCAGAGTCATTGAGGGTCAGTCCAGGAAAGACTGTTGCTGTGGTCACAATGAATGGTAAGAATGTAAAGAACTTTATTTCGTCCTGTTTGAGAAGCATCTTATGAAGTATACAAAGTAATGTATAAATTGTATTAAGAACCCAAACCCTGATTGACCCAGCAAAGAATTGCATTACAGTGGATGTGTTTTTGATTTTTCCAGGACGATATGATCTAAGCATGCCCGAGTTATTTTGTGAGGCATGCCAAGCCACTTGGACTGCTGTAGTGGCCGACCTAAACGGCAGTGACTACTGGCCGGCAACCCTTCAGTTTGCCACAATGTATGCTACCGATATATTTTTCTCATTTGAGGAAATGAAGATGGTGGCACCAGGACTGTCCTGCCAAGCATTTTTAAGAATGCTGGATCAGCGAACTGTTCGCTTTGGTCGTGTGAGTATTGAATTTATTAATCCTGCAGTattgttaatgtatttgaatTGTGGGCTGAAAACCTGTTTGATGCTAATGTATTTGTTGTATATTATTAGctgttggtttctttatttttaatagacTGGCAAGATCTCTGCAGACAGTTTTCAGAAGAGTTTTTTTGAGTGGGAGGCCGTACGATTTGAGGTGGACAGTATATGCAAGGAAGAGCCCTTCATCTGCCCTGCATGCACCCCAAATATGCTCGCCGTTTCCGTAGATGGAAACCGCAAGCACTACCGTTTTAAGAATGCTGCTAGGTACTTCAAACTGTGTGTCACAGTGTTCTTACATATTATTAAGAAAACATGGCTCTTTATTATGCACAAAGTAATCTTAAATTTTAAGTtatagagttgtcaaaagtactgacgtataaaaattattaaaaattataaaaatgtgacTAATGCTTTTAGCGCTGATCATTAAAGCCATTCTCAGACATACCCAatgagtgtgtgaacacaatggccaatcagaggtgtttacgaatccgctcaacagtgctcaaagcattacattttttaaatttcagactGGTACTGAAGTTGGTACTTATGACAACTCTAAGAAGTTATCATAAATTGTTCTGTacctttgttgttgtttttttgtttgttttttttagatctGAGGAACAGGCCATCTTTGAAGGCATCTTTATAGCCAAGGATGAAGATGTTACGAGATTTGTGGACCACATTCACAGCACAACCAAACATGTAAAAGTGTATATGATGATAAATAAAACTACAATACTACAGTAACCTCTTACTGAAGAGTTTGTTTAGAAGAGTCTTGTTTTCATTGACCATTATCCATATTGTAGGTCGGTGGGAGAGGTGTTTGTGGAGGCGAGTGGTCAGCAGCCAGAGAGACCTCCCAAAGATCTGCCAGCAAGGTAGACGAAGAGGGATTGGAGCTTGCGGTTTGTCGGCACGGAGTGCTGCTCTGTGCTTTAAATATGTACAGGGGTGAAATTTTTGCCTATCCCCTGTACCTTCAAGAAAAGCTGGCCAGTAGGCAAGTCACTTTTTTGTATGGATGTGACCTGCAAATATTGGCCCTACCTGCAAAGAGTTGCAAAAAGCTGCCCAGAGCTCCAGCACCTCCTGAACATGAGGCCATTCCTTTCGGTATTTCATGCCAAAGcacatgattttaaatgcgaGGTAAGAAAACGTTACTATGTGACAGAACCACATTATCTTAAACCAAACATCTGCAAACATCtggttctttgtttatttatgttttctTACTCAGGTGAAATGGAGTGGGGCGTATCAGGATGGGGCTGGACTAACACTAGGGGAGGAGGTGGAACAGTGCAATGCCTTCCTCTCTAGGATTGCAGTGACGACAAAACATATGTCAAAAGCAGGTAAGATGACCACATACTGCTCTAGTTACATAATGACATAATAACAtcatattttatacattatatGGTAACATCATATTTTCTGTGTTTGCAGGACGCACAGACATGCTGACTCTCATGGCCATGCGCTGGAATCAGCAAAAGTTCAGAAATTTGGAAATTTCACTGTCTCGCCGATATCAGAAGGTAATGACATCAGTAGAATTTGTTTTAGATGGTCAGTATTGTGTGTTTGCAGTGTATGAAGCTGTGCATTGAACATTTGGTTCTTGTTTCTTGGTTCTGTGATTGCTTGTCATTGTAGGCCAGTCACAGAGAGCCAATTGGAAGACTGGGTCAGTGATGTAAAGGAGTGGGCAGACGGTGAGGAAATGATTACTGTTAAACCtcaagttcagaatactcaaaacatttaagtaaactcaTTTTTAAAGTTCAGAATCACCGACATCCATTcactcccacagttctcagcctcacCCCACTCATCATAGTGTTAATTACAAACAGCTCATTTACATAAATATCACtttcagatcttggttaaatgtttgatagcaaataacacatgctaatataactatcaaagagactgtcattatatgtatataatcaaacaacatacagtacatgTGGTTTAAAATGTTTAGCAGCCAATCCTCAACCAAAACACATGCTCTACTCTTCAACACAGTGGtataaccctacaaaactaacataacagaacctcCTGTAAATCACAACATCAAACAATATTAAAGAATAACCTATGATAatctgcaaaaacacacaaaataacacttaattttaacatttatttataatgtctgacacaaagcatgctgggaattagaaatctgctgcaattAAACTAAATCATATTATGTTATGCTTActaaaatgaaattttgagttcacaaaACTTTTTTCCTAATAAATACATAGAACttccattattatttgagtgaaacaaactcatttcatttaattaatttcactgtttggttttacagtgcacaaataattgtaattgttacttttattttaatttaaactgCAAACTACCTATTTCTTCTCAGCAGCAACAGTAACAACCACAAATGATGCTGATGGCTTGGCCAGCAGAATTGAGGTCCTGGTAGCAAGTATCAA
The window above is part of the Chanodichthys erythropterus isolate Z2021 chromosome 3, ASM2448905v1, whole genome shotgun sequence genome. Proteins encoded here:
- the LOC137002926 gene encoding uncharacterized protein, coding for MSDSEIQENLMVLDNLVDHQELKDELQSLDDFLGELQEEEEAAAPAKMPEPRQPRVHWRKRDVHGNIVYARPRSSRHQSKKADHIQNIDPPFNAPDTNCEVAFAPETVECFLQDLQHSLSDSSGDEASPLGTPRDPLLASSNWSIRQSLFSERWRAERPRLVNTAAAKESVATHICQQCRSSPAVIRCCDCRPRPFFCAECDISMHTRHVLHNRDAMTAGFFQPLPPTTVVVDKALSQCVRLVPVEMPEKICGCSPESLRVSPGKTVAVVTMNGRYDLSMPELFCEACQATWTAVVADLNGSDYWPATLQFATMYATDIFFSFEEMKMVAPGLSCQAFLRMLDQRTVRFGRTGKISADSFQKSFFEWEAVRFEVDSICKEEPFICPACTPNMLAVSVDGNRKHYRFKNAARSEEQAIFEGIFIAKDEDVTRFVDHIHSTTKHVGGRGVCGGEWSAARETSQRSASKVDEEGLELAVCRHGVLLCALNMYRGEIFAYPLYLQEKLAKLQKAAQSSSTS